ACCTGGTCTTCTCGGGCGGCAACACCCATTTTTACCGGCTCGATTTCGATACCGAGCCGCGGCCCGAGTTCGCCCTCCCATGCGTCATGCGTCGCGGCGAAACGAAGCACGTTACGGTGTTAGGCCGGAATTTATCTTCTCCCTCGAAGTCGGCCGTTACGGCTTCGTCAACATCGCTCTCGACCACGATGCCGACGGCTCTCGACACGGTCGCAGTGAGTATCGTCGCCCCGTCCGAGCCGGACTCGTTCGTCGCGCTGCAGCAAATGCCGGCGCAGTTCGCCGTCGACTCGTTCGCCTACCATCATCCCGCCGGCCACGCCCCGCTCGCGATCGGTTGGACTGATGTCCCGGTCGTCGAAAACCTCGCCGGCCATGACAAGAAAAACCTCGCGCTCGATCTCGCAGCTCCCTGCGAAGTGAGCGCTCAGCTGGCCGCTGCCGTCGGTCGCCACTGGTATGCCGTGACGGCGAAGCGCGGCGAAGTGTTCTGGTTCGAGGCCTTCGGCCGCAGGATCGGCTCGCCGCTCGATCTTGATCTGACGATCTTCGCACCTGACGGCGAGCATGAAATCGCAAGCTTTCACGACGAACTTACCGATCTCGGCGGCTATCGCTTTTCGACGTCGCACGTCGATCCGGTCGGACGCTTCGTCGCTCCGGCCGATGGTCGCTATTTGATCTTAATTCGCAATCTCATCGGCGGCTCGTTCGACGATCCTCGACGTATCTATCGGCTCGGTGTGCGTCGTGAAGAGCCCGACTTCGCGTTGGCCGTCGTCTCGCACAGAATCGACCAACCCGCCGGTTGCAACATCATGCGCGGCGGACGAGAGTGGCTCGAAGTGGTCGCGCTCCGTCGTCGCGGCGCGACCGGGCCGATTCGTGTCTCCGTCGATGGATTGCCGCCGGGCGTCGAGTGTGCCGAAGCCTGGATCGGGCCTCAACAAGATCGAGCGCCGCTCGTCTTCACCGCCTCGAGCGAGAGTCCGACATTCGCCGGCGCGATCCAAGTCGTCGGACATTACGAACAAGACGGAGTCTCGATCGTGCGGCCTGCTCGCGCCGGAACGATGATCGCGCCGAATCGACCGCTACCGTCGGGCCGTCTCGCGCAAGAGATTCCGCTCACCGTGGCCGGCGATATCCCGTTCACGCTCGTCGCGGCTCCCAAGTCCGTCGCGATCGATCAAGAGGGAGTGCTCGACGTTAATATCTCGCTCGAATCGCGCGGCGAACGCCCGACCGCTCCCGTTCGACTCACGGCTGTCGGCTTGCCGCAAGGGGTCTTCGCGGAGCCGATCGTCCTTGCGTCGGAGAACGCTCAAGGTTGGATGAGCTTCGTGTTCCCCGCTTCCGTACCGACCGGCAAATACACATTCGCGATCTCGGCCGAAGTCGAAGCGGCGATCGCGTTGAATCCGAAAGCCAAGCCGACGAAATCGACCCTCACGCTCGTCAGCAATCCGATCACGGTCTTGGTGAAGCCGGCCCGCGTCGTACTCTCGCTCGATCCTTCATCGCCGACGAAAATCGGTCGGGGCAAGATCGTGCAGTTGAAGTTCACGGCGAAGCGCGTCAACGGCTTTATCGGCAAGGTTCACGTCGATCTCGACGCCCCCGGCGGAGTTACGGGCGTGCGAGGGCGCGGCGTTACGCTCATCGGCCAACAAGAGACCGGGTCGTTGCAAGTGATCGCTACGGATAACGCCCCGCTCGGAAAACAGTCGCTCTTACGCCTCGATGGCCTGGGCACGCTCGAAGATCAACCGATCTATCGCGCCGGCAAGCCGATCGAATTGGAGATCGTCGAATGATCTTCCGAATCGATCGCTTATGGAATCTACGTTTCTACTGCTCGTTCGTTGCCATACTTGCGTCGAGTACTTGTTCGCAAGCCGACTCGCATGTCAGCGTCTCGTTCAACACGGATGTCGTGCCGCTCTTGACGAAGCTGGGTTGCAACGGCGGCGGCTGCCACGGCAAGGCGACCGGCCAAAACGGCTTCAAGCTTTCGCTGCTCGGGTTCGAGCCCGACTTAGACTACGATGCGATCGTGCGTGAAGCGCGCGGCCGGCGTTGGTTTCCGGGAAGTGCGAGTCGTTCGCTGCTCTTGCTGAAAGCGACCGGCATCTCCCCGCATGGGGGCGGCGTGCGATTGAATCAAGATTCGGAAGATTATCGCACGTTGCTCACCTGGCTGGAGCAAGGTGCCCAGCCGAGTCGTTCCCACGAACCGACGCTCGAACGCATTTCGGTCTCACCGACGACCCACGTCTTCGATGCGAAGCGCGAACCGCAACCGCTCCGCGTTACGGCCGCCTTCTCCGACGGCTCGACGCGCGATGTGACGAGTCGAGCGGTGTATCAATCGAACGAACCGGAACTGGCCGAGGTAAGTGAAGCCGGCGTCGTGCAAACGAGCAAGCGGGGCGGCTCGTTCGCGGTGATGGTGCGATTCTGCGAACAAATCGCGGTTTTTCACGGAACCGTTCCGCTCACGGAATCCACCGCCGAGACTTCCGCGCAGCTCGCCGCCTGGGATCGCAACGTCGCCCGTTCGTTCGTCGATCGTCATCTGGCGGCGCAATGGAAGCGGCTCGGCATCGTTCCGTCCGAGCCGGCCGACGATCGCGAATTCATCCGACGCGTTTCGATCGACATCTGCGGCACGCTGCCGACGCCGGCCGAACTCGCCGAGTACGTCTCCGATGCGCGCAGCGATAAACGCGCGAGGCTCGTCGATCGACTATTGGAGCGACCTCAATATGCGAGCAACTTCGCGTTGAAGTGGGCCGATATCCTTCGCAATCGAGGAGCCGGCTACAGCACGCGTTATCAGCGTTTGGGCACCACGCTCTTCTCGGGCTGGATTCGCGATAGCTTCGCCGCGAACGTCCCCTACGACCGATTCGTCGCCTCGATCGTCACCGCTTCGGGAAGCCAAGAAGCGAATCCGCCGGCCATTTGGTATCGCACCGTGCGGACCAACTCCGATTATGTCGAATCGGTAGCGCAAGCGTTTCTCGGCATCCGAATTCAATGTGCGCAGTGCCATCATCATCCGGCCGAGCGTTGGAGCCAGGCCGATTACTACCAACTCGCGGCGGTGTTCGCTCGCGTCGGTCGCAAGGGGGGCTATGCCGATGCCGAAGTGCCGACCGATGAAACGATCTATCTGGCGGACGAGGGAGAAGTCTTTCATCCGCGCACCGGAAAACGGATGACGCCGCGTCCGCCGGGCGGTGCCGAATTCACGCTCGATCGTTTCGACGATCCTCGGCAAAGCCTCGCCGACTGGATGGCCTCGCCGGAGAACCCGTACGTGGCACGAACGATGGTCAACCGCATGTGGGGTCATTTTTTCAACCGCGGGATCATTCATCCGATCGACGACGCTCGCAGCACCAACCCGCCGAGCAATCCCGAGCTGATCGACGCTCTCGCGCATGATTTCATCGCTCACAAATACGATATCAAGCACCTCATTCGCACGATCTGCAACTCGGCGGCTTACGGAATCAGCTCCGTTCCCAACGGCACGAATCGCGATGATGCGCAGAACTATGCGCGCTACTATCCGCGGCGCATGCAAGCGGAAGTGCTGCTCGACGCGTTATCGCAAGTGCTCGACGCGCCGACGAAATTCCGTGCCGCCGGGGGAGAGTTTCCGGCCGGCACCCGCGCGATCGATCTACCCGACGAAGCGGTCCCGAACCACTTCCTCGACGTCTTCGGCCGCCCGGCACGCAACTCGGCTTGCGAGTGCGAGCGTGTCGATTCGCCGGCCTTGGGCCAAACGCTCGAGCTCGTCAACTCGGCGGAGCTACAGACGAAACTAACGACCGAGAAGGGCTATGTCGCGCAGTTGGCGGCAAACTCACGGCCGAACGCCGAGAATGTCGAGGAAGTATTCATCCGCGTCCTCGCCCGCCCCCCTCGCGATAAAGAACGAGCCACGGCGTTGAAGTTTCTCGAATCGCAGAAAGATCGTAAGACCGCCTACGCTTCGTTGCTCTGGTCATTGATCGCTACGAACGAATTTTTGTTCAATCATTGAAGGATGCCCCGCATGTTCGGCATGCCGCACGATCGCAGACGCTTCTTAGAGCTCGGTGCCTCGGCCCTCGGGCTCGGCTTGGCCGACGTCTTCGCCGCACGCGCTCGAGCTGCGGAAGTCGCACCCGCCGGCGTTGCGAGTCCGGCAGGCAAGTCGCTGATCGTGTTCTGGACGAACGGCGGCATGAGCCAGCAAGATACTTACGACATGAAGCCGGACGCCCCGGCCGAATTTCGCGGTATTTATGCGCCGATCGCTACATCAGTGCCCGGCATGCAAATCACCGAGCGATTTCCACGGCAAGCGAAGCTCATGGACCGGCTCTCGCTCGTACGGAGCGTGAACCACCAGAACGGCATCCATGCGCCGAGCGCCCACTGGATGCAAACCGGATACTTCGGGCCGACACTCGCGCGCAGCGCGCCGCAGAAGCCGTCGTTCGGTTCGGTCATCGCGCGTTGCCGCGGAGCACGCGCGCCGCAGATGCCCGCTTATGTCGCCATTCCGAAGGCCGAAGCTTTCGGCTACCAAGGCTCCGTCTATCTC
This Planctomycetia bacterium DNA region includes the following protein-coding sequences:
- a CDS encoding PPC domain-containing protein, coding for MMRGVGIFCAWATFAFANLQPVRAELPTAVLNVVYPAGIQAGTSTSVAIEGIALEGVTDLRSTAPGFVAVKDVDAKPPGNKFTITVPATTPPGIYDLRAVTQHGLSSPRSFLVSRLVERLEGEANDTAETPNGASQNIIPLNSVVSGKIEKAGDVDWYRFNAKAGDRVVVECWAERIDSQLRPVIEIYDARGTRLQVNRGLNGGDALVDMRIPADGLYDVRLYDLVFSGGNTHFYRLDFDTEPRPEFALPCVMRRGETKHVTVLGRNLSSPSKSAVTASSTSLSTTMPTALDTVAVSIVAPSEPDSFVALQQMPAQFAVDSFAYHHPAGHAPLAIGWTDVPVVENLAGHDKKNLALDLAAPCEVSAQLAAAVGRHWYAVTAKRGEVFWFEAFGRRIGSPLDLDLTIFAPDGEHEIASFHDELTDLGGYRFSTSHVDPVGRFVAPADGRYLILIRNLIGGSFDDPRRIYRLGVRREEPDFALAVVSHRIDQPAGCNIMRGGREWLEVVALRRRGATGPIRVSVDGLPPGVECAEAWIGPQQDRAPLVFTASSESPTFAGAIQVVGHYEQDGVSIVRPARAGTMIAPNRPLPSGRLAQEIPLTVAGDIPFTLVAAPKSVAIDQEGVLDVNISLESRGERPTAPVRLTAVGLPQGVFAEPIVLASENAQGWMSFVFPASVPTGKYTFAISAEVEAAIALNPKAKPTKSTLTLVSNPITVLVKPARVVLSLDPSSPTKIGRGKIVQLKFTAKRVNGFIGKVHVDLDAPGGVTGVRGRGVTLIGQQETGSLQVIATDNAPLGKQSLLRLDGLGTLEDQPIYRAGKPIELEIVE
- a CDS encoding DUF1549 and DUF1553 domain-containing protein, whose translation is MIFRIDRLWNLRFYCSFVAILASSTCSQADSHVSVSFNTDVVPLLTKLGCNGGGCHGKATGQNGFKLSLLGFEPDLDYDAIVREARGRRWFPGSASRSLLLLKATGISPHGGGVRLNQDSEDYRTLLTWLEQGAQPSRSHEPTLERISVSPTTHVFDAKREPQPLRVTAAFSDGSTRDVTSRAVYQSNEPELAEVSEAGVVQTSKRGGSFAVMVRFCEQIAVFHGTVPLTESTAETSAQLAAWDRNVARSFVDRHLAAQWKRLGIVPSEPADDREFIRRVSIDICGTLPTPAELAEYVSDARSDKRARLVDRLLERPQYASNFALKWADILRNRGAGYSTRYQRLGTTLFSGWIRDSFAANVPYDRFVASIVTASGSQEANPPAIWYRTVRTNSDYVESVAQAFLGIRIQCAQCHHHPAERWSQADYYQLAAVFARVGRKGGYADAEVPTDETIYLADEGEVFHPRTGKRMTPRPPGGAEFTLDRFDDPRQSLADWMASPENPYVARTMVNRMWGHFFNRGIIHPIDDARSTNPPSNPELIDALAHDFIAHKYDIKHLIRTICNSAAYGISSVPNGTNRDDAQNYARYYPRRMQAEVLLDALSQVLDAPTKFRAAGGEFPAGTRAIDLPDEAVPNHFLDVFGRPARNSACECERVDSPALGQTLELVNSAELQTKLTTEKGYVAQLAANSRPNAENVEEVFIRVLARPPRDKERATALKFLESQKDRKTAYASLLWSLIATNEFLFNH